The sequence CTGGAATAATTTTATTGAGTCAGGGCAGGTTTGGGCATTACTCATTGGTCTATTTTTAGGATATTTATTTCGCACTTTCATTTCTTAAAGGAGCAATTTGTTGAGCTTTATACTTCTCAAAGATTGAATAATACGCTAGTCTCACCTTGGGTGAGATTATTTTTTGGACAGGAGAACCAAACATTACCGTGACGCAAGGAAATACTTGGAGTGATCGATTTGAAGGGGCGTTACATCCCGCGATCGCGCAATTTAATGCCAGTATCCAGTTTGATATTGAACTGTTACCTTATGATATTCAAGGATCAATCGCTCATGCCAAAATGCTCGCGCAAACCGGCATTATCACTAATGCCGAAGCACAACAGTTGGTGCAAGGGTTAGAGCAAATTTTAAGGGAATACGAAAACGGGACATTTCAACCAGGGGTAGAAGAAGAAGACGTTCATTTTGCGGTGGAACATCGCTTAACCGATATCGTGGGGGATGTGGGCAAGAAACTGCATACGGCGCGATCGCGCAATGATCAAGTGGGAACCGACATTCGCTTATATTTACGGGACAAAATTCAGGAGATTCGCCACAGTTTGCGTCACTATCAACGCGCCCTCCTGAATTTAGCAGAAAGCCATGTGGAAACCCTAATTCCCGGTTATACTCACTTGCAACGGGCACAACCGATTAGTCTCGCTCATCACCTGCTAGCTTATTGGGAAATGGCCCAACGGGATTGGGAACGTTTGGGAGATGTTGCCAAACGAACCAATGTTTCTCCCCTTGGTTGCGGGGCACTAGCGGGAACCACGTTTCCCATCGATCGGGAATATACGGCTCGAGAACTGGGGTTTAGTAATATTTATCGCAATAGCTTAGATGCGGTCAGCGATCGCGATTTTGCCATTGAATTTCTCAATGCTGCCAGTTTGATTATGGTGCATTTATCTCGTCTCAGTGAAGAAATCATTCTCTGGGCGTCGCAAGAATTTAGCTTTGTCACGCTCAAAGATAGTTGTGCCACTGGTTCGAGTATTATGCCCCAAAAGAAAAACCCTGATATCCCAGAACTCATTCGCGGGAAAACCGGGCGTGTCTGCGGACATTTACAAGCCTTGTTGGTACTGATGAAAGGACTCCCTCTGGCTTATAACAAAGACTTACAAGAAGATAAAGAAGGACTCTTTGATGCCGTTAAAACGACGCAAGCCAGCTTAGAAGCAATGACAATCCTCTTAGCCGAGGGGATTGAGTTTCGCCGTCAACGCTTACAGGAAGCAGTTGCCGAAGATTTTTCTAATGCCACTGATGTTGCCGATTATTTAGCTAATAAAGGCGTTCCATTCCGAGAAGCCTACAACTTAGTGGGAAAAGTAGTTAAAACGAGCTTAGCTGCCGGAAAACTTTTAAAAGATCTGACCCTAGAAGAGTGGCAAGCCATTCATCCTGCTTTTGCAGAAGATATTTACGCCGCAATCACACCACAACAAGTGGTTTCTGCTCGCAATAGTAAAGGCGGAACGGGTTTCCAACAAGTCCGTCAGGCACTCCAGCAAGCCCAGTCATTAATGAGTGAACAGTAGTCATTAGTGATTAGGCTTCGACTGTATTTGACTCATTTTTGCTAAATCTAGCACTTTCGCCAGCTCTTCTTCACTCATAAGTTGTTTTTCTAAAACAAGTTCCCGCAAAGATTTACCCGTTTCCAAAGATTCTTTCGCGATCGCGGCAGCATTGAGATAACCAATATGCGGATTCAGGGCGGTAACAAGAGCAAGACTGGCTTCGGCATAGTCTTGGCAGCGATCGCGCCGGGCTGTCATTTTTTTTAGACAGCGATCACTCAGCACTTGCAGCGTATTGCCTAAAATTTCAATACTGTGAATCAAATTATACGCAATCAGGGGCATCATTACATTTAATTCTAACTGACCAGCTTGGGCTGCTAGCGCGATCGCGTTGTCGTAGCCCATCACCTGAAACGACACCATAGAAGTCATTTCCGCCAGCACCGGATTATATTTTCCCGGCATAATCGAAGACCCCGGTTGGACCGGTGGCAGTTCGATTTCTCGCAATCCCGTTTTGGGTCCCGAATCTAATAAACGAAGGTCATGGGAGATTTTGACGCAGTCTTGAGCAATATTGCGTAAGGCCCCAGAGACATTAACAAAGGGGGACATACTTTGCATCGCTGCCATAAGATGAGGGGCACTGGTTAACGGTAGATCCAAGAAATCACTCAGTAGACTCACCATTTCTTGGCGATAGTGGGGATGGGTATTTAAGCCCGTTCCAGTGGCACTGCCACCAATTCCCAATTGCTGTAAGTCTTGGGCAGCAGTTTGGAGGCGCGTTTGCTGATCGCGAAAGATTTGTGCCCAAGCGCGAAAGGTTTCTCCTAACCGAATGGGAACCGCATCCTGCATGTGAGTCCGACCGGATTTGACAATATCTTGGAACTGATTGGCTTTGCTTTCTAAGGTATCAATGGCTGTATCTAACGCCGGATAGAGGGAATGTTGTAAGGCAAGTAAAGCGCCAAGACGAATGGCAGTGGGAATCACATCATTCGTCGATTGTCCATAGTTAACCTGATCATTAGGATTCACGCGTTGATAATTGCCTTTTTCGTCTCCCAAAATTTCTAGGGCACGATTGGCAAGGACTTCATTGACATTCATGTGATGAGAAGTCCCAGCCCCGGCTTGATAAATATCGACCACGAATTGATCGCGCAAGTTGCCTTGGAGAATTTCATCAGCGGCTTGGACAATAGCGATGCTAACGTCTTCAGGAATGCAGTTGAGTTTTCCGTTCGCGATCGCTGCTGCTTTTTTAATTAAAAGACAAGCATCAACATAAGTGGGTAAAGGTTTAATGCCGCTAATGGGAAAATTCTCAGTCGCGCGTAGCGTCTGAATGCCATAATAAACTGTATTGGGGAGTTGACGTTCTCCCATAGAATCTTTTTCGGTACGCACACTAGAAGCGTTCGTTTGATTCATTTTTTAATTGATTGCAAGGTAGTTAAAATAGTAAATGATATCCAGAAATTAAGTTAGTAACTGTTAATTATTAAATATTAATTGTATTATGCCCGATTCAATCATGTATCAAGAGGACGCTTATGTCGTTCTCGAAACTAACCAACCCGAAGAAATTATGAGTCCAGAAGAGTTACTGGAAAAACTGAAAGGGGTCATTCAGAACTATCCGGATGAATTGCCTAGAGATTTACAAAAATTTGACACTATCGAAGATCAGGCCAAACATCTGATGGAAACAAGCTGTGAGTTGGATGTGGCACAAGGAGAGTATTTACAGTGGTATGTGATTCGACTGGAAAAATGAAAGCGAGCGTGAGTGAGGGAGACAAAGGGCAAGATTTAGAATGACTGAGGGCTCATAAGTGACTGCCTGCCATCTAAAAAGTTGTCGCTAAAATCAGCGTGAATAGCGGAGGGAATAAAATGATTCCAGCCACAAATAAGGCAGCCAAAGCACCAATTAAAACCGCTCCCGCTGCACAATCCTTAGCTACTTTTGCCAATTCGTGATAACTCTGCTGCACCGTAAGATCCACTACGGATTCCAAGGCAGTATTTAAGAGTTCTAACGCCAGGACAAAGGCGATGGTAATGCCAATTACCGCCATTTTTACACCGCCAATCTGGAGCCATCCCCCTAAACTCAAAGCAATGGTGCCGATGACAACGTGAATGCGAAAATTACGCTGGGTGGTAAAAGCGTAACGCACGCCTTCCCCGGCGTAACGGAAACTGGTTAGTAAGTTGGGAGCAATGTTAAAAGCCAACTGACGAGTAAAGGAACGCTTTTTAGGTTGGGAGGGTTCTTGAGATGAGCTAGAAATAAGAGTCAAGTGGTTACCCCTTTGCTGCTGAGAAGAAAGATTATTGGAATGAGATGTGATGGCGTTTATTCTCATGTTCTCGGTTACAATGATATCCTAATTTAAAGATCAATCCCAGTGATTTTAGGGAGAGAATCGTTACTTATGACCTGAGATTAACAATAAGGTTTCCTGATGAGCAAGCATTTTTTCGAGACTGGCTTCATCGGGATGATCCCATCCGAGAAGATGAAGTATGCCATGAGTGCCCAGCCAAGCCAGTTCTTGGGTGAGAGAATGCTGTTGCTCTAATGCTTGTTTTTGAGCCGTTTCCACAGAAATAATGATATCTCCTAGATAAAGAGGTTCTGCCCGAAACAGGGAGGCAGCTTGCTCTGATAAGGGATTTTCTAGGCTGGCAAAGGCAAGGACATCAGTGGGCTGATTTTTTTGCCGATATTGGGCATTTAAAGCGGCAATTTCAGCATCATTACTTAAACAGAGGGTTAATTCATACGCTTCAGCCGACGGTAGTTCTGCTTGCAGCGCATCAATCCACTGTTGAAACCATTGTTCCCAAAGTAAGGGATTGGGCAGTCCTTTTTCAGCACAATCGGTTTGGATATAGACCGCTAGGGGCACAGAGGGAGACATCAGTGCGTCAGGTAGGATAAACCAATAAACAACGCCAGTAAACCAATAGTACTGAGAAAGAAGTGTTGTAAAGATTTTCCAGATTTGCGGACCATGTTCCGCATCGCAAGCTTGGTATAACTAGGGGTTTGCACCTCGGAGTTTACAGGTTCTGAGGTGGCAGATTCCTGTTCTGAGTGTGGATCAGGGGAATAAGTAGGATTCATTGGTTGTTCGGTCATTTTTAGGCAATCGATCACTAATATTGCGACTAGCTTAACATTTGCTCAGAATTGATGCTAATGATTAACTCAGCTACTTAATTCACCCACTTCCCAAAATAGAGCTTGGTTCTAAAGTTAATCCTGATGACTGCGTAGATACGCTTCAATAAAGGCATCAATCTCTCCGTCGAGAACATCATCAACAGCGCTGGTTTCAACATTTGTCCGGAGATCTTTCACCATCTGATAAGGATGAAACACATAGTTCCGAATCTGGTTTCCCCAGGCTGCTTCCACGGCTT is a genomic window of Cyanobacteria bacterium GSL.Bin1 containing:
- the argH gene encoding argininosuccinate lyase — translated: MTQGNTWSDRFEGALHPAIAQFNASIQFDIELLPYDIQGSIAHAKMLAQTGIITNAEAQQLVQGLEQILREYENGTFQPGVEEEDVHFAVEHRLTDIVGDVGKKLHTARSRNDQVGTDIRLYLRDKIQEIRHSLRHYQRALLNLAESHVETLIPGYTHLQRAQPISLAHHLLAYWEMAQRDWERLGDVAKRTNVSPLGCGALAGTTFPIDREYTARELGFSNIYRNSLDAVSDRDFAIEFLNAASLIMVHLSRLSEEIILWASQEFSFVTLKDSCATGSSIMPQKKNPDIPELIRGKTGRVCGHLQALLVLMKGLPLAYNKDLQEDKEGLFDAVKTTQASLEAMTILLAEGIEFRRQRLQEAVAEDFSNATDVADYLANKGVPFREAYNLVGKVVKTSLAAGKLLKDLTLEEWQAIHPAFAEDIYAAITPQQVVSARNSKGGTGFQQVRQALQQAQSLMSEQ
- a CDS encoding aspartate ammonia-lyase, which encodes MNQTNASSVRTEKDSMGERQLPNTVYYGIQTLRATENFPISGIKPLPTYVDACLLIKKAAAIANGKLNCIPEDVSIAIVQAADEILQGNLRDQFVVDIYQAGAGTSHHMNVNEVLANRALEILGDEKGNYQRVNPNDQVNYGQSTNDVIPTAIRLGALLALQHSLYPALDTAIDTLESKANQFQDIVKSGRTHMQDAVPIRLGETFRAWAQIFRDQQTRLQTAAQDLQQLGIGGSATGTGLNTHPHYRQEMVSLLSDFLDLPLTSAPHLMAAMQSMSPFVNVSGALRNIAQDCVKISHDLRLLDSGPKTGLREIELPPVQPGSSIMPGKYNPVLAEMTSMVSFQVMGYDNAIALAAQAGQLELNVMMPLIAYNLIHSIEILGNTLQVLSDRCLKKMTARRDRCQDYAEASLALVTALNPHIGYLNAAAIAKESLETGKSLRELVLEKQLMSEEELAKVLDLAKMSQIQSKPNH
- a CDS encoding chlororespiratory reduction protein 7 translates to MPDSIMYQEDAYVVLETNQPEEIMSPEELLEKLKGVIQNYPDELPRDLQKFDTIEDQAKHLMETSCELDVAQGEYLQWYVIRLEK
- a CDS encoding diacylglycerol kinase family protein translates to MRINAITSHSNNLSSQQQRGNHLTLISSSSQEPSQPKKRSFTRQLAFNIAPNLLTSFRYAGEGVRYAFTTQRNFRIHVVIGTIALSLGGWLQIGGVKMAVIGITIAFVLALELLNTALESVVDLTVQQSYHELAKVAKDCAAGAVLIGALAALFVAGIILFPPLFTLILATTF
- the ybeY gene encoding rRNA maturation RNase YbeY; this encodes MSPSVPLAVYIQTDCAEKGLPNPLLWEQWFQQWIDALQAELPSAEAYELTLCLSNDAEIAALNAQYRQKNQPTDVLAFASLENPLSEQAASLFRAEPLYLGDIIISVETAQKQALEQQHSLTQELAWLGTHGILHLLGWDHPDEASLEKMLAHQETLLLISGHK
- a CDS encoding DUF3285 domain-containing protein, whose protein sequence is MTEQPMNPTYSPDPHSEQESATSEPVNSEVQTPSYTKLAMRNMVRKSGKSLQHFFLSTIGLLALFIGLSYLTH